In Oryza sativa Japonica Group chromosome 11, ASM3414082v1, the following are encoded in one genomic region:
- the LOC9270494 gene encoding U-box domain-containing protein 51 isoform X2, with product MCRIPLQKHEQKDLVPPISQAALAAPVVYHGQPSGSGFCPWHIYNQRPATPALLAHNQDQAFATCLPAMVGGGGHQNPAAAQPVKREKAKVQKNPHQQAEEKPMDVAVGIVVVVVGAISAVATFILLGAVMVTLAIVTIIVVCVVTAAQANKNKASRSSGGNKFIVFKPSEIDAAVSKRAKWLRGTATYNVYRSDFDGMDIATTVPKGTLPEWILMQEFHQAIEILRNISHPNVVPFLGACIEKRAIVYRFRENNTLESHLKYLTWEIRVKSAASICSGLMFLHSRKPKPIIHGDLKPSNIIFRPGNACMLSDFGMCYLYSKEFGRLITDPCKIQLDVSALGIVLLQLVTGKLDANGLRERVIYYLGDAKGFYKKTSSQQRKILEKIVNLELKTDRTSEDVARMLFLGLRCSDPISKNHPSLATEVLPQIESMKK from the exons ATGTGCCGTATACCACTGCAGAAACACGAACAAAAAGACCTCGTACCTCCCATCAGTCAAGCTGCTTTGGCAGCGCCTGTTGTTTATCACGGACAACCTTCTGGTTCTGGCTTCTGCCCATGGCATATATATAACCAGCGACCGGCAACACCAGCATTGCTCGCTCATAACCA AGATCAAGCGTTTGCAACCTGTTTACCAGCCATGGTTGGAGGAGGAGGCCACCAAAATCCTGCAGCTGCTCAACCAGTAAAAAG GGAGAAAGCGAAGGTTCAAAAGAATCCTCATCAGCAAGCAGAGGAAAAGCCTATGGACGTTGCTGTTGGCATTGTTGTCGTCGTTGTTGGCGCCATCAGTGCTGTTGCGACCTTCATCCTTCTTGGTGCTGTCATGGTCACCTTGGCGATTGTTACAatcattgtcgtttgtgtagtCACTGCTGCACAA GCGAACAAGAACAAAGCTTCTCGCTCAAGTGGCGGAAATAAGTTCATTGTGTTCAAACCTTCAGAAATAGATGCTGCAGTCAGCAAACGAGCGAAGTGGCTCCGTGGAACAGCTACATATAATGTGTATCGGTCAGATTTTGATGGAATGGATATTGCTACAACTGTTCCCAAAGGAACACTACCAGAATGGATTTTGATGCAAGAGTTTCATCAAGCG ATTGAAATCCTCAGAAATATCAGTCATCCGAATGTGGTTCCTTTCTTAGGAGCATGCATAGAGAAAAGGGCAATCGTTTACCGATTCAGAGAAAACAACACACTGGAAAGTCACCTCAAGTATCTCACATGGGAAATCAGAGTGAAATCCGCCGCCAGTATATGCTCCGGCCTCATGTTCCTCCATAGCAGAAAGCCCAAGCCGATCATTCACGGTGACCTGAAACCAAGCAACATCATATTCAGGCCAGGAAATGCATGCATGCTCAGCGATTTCGGAATGTGTTATCTGTATTCGAAAGAATTTGGACGGCTTATCACTGACCCTTGCAAGATTCAGTTGGATGTATCTGCTCTGGGCATCGTGTTGCTTCAGCTAGTTACAGGGAAACTAGATGCAAATGGTTTAAGAGAACGTGTGATCTACTATCTGGGAGATGCTAAGGGGTTCTACAAGAAAACTTCATCGCAGCAAAGAAAAATCCTAGAGAAGATTGtgaatcttgagttgaaaacaGACAGAACATCAGAAGATGTTGCCAGGATGTTATTCTTGGGATTGAGGTGCAGCGATCCAATATCGAAAAATCATCCAAGCCTCGCCACAGAAGTTTTGCCCCAGATTGAGTCAATGAAGAAGTAG
- the LOC9270494 gene encoding U-box domain-containing protein 51 isoform X1 has protein sequence MCRIPLQKHEQKDLVPPISQAALAAPVVYHGQPSGSGFCPWHIYNQRPATPALLAHNQDQAFATCLPAMVGGGGHQNPAAAQPVKREKAKVQKNPHQQAEEKPMDVAVGIVVVVVGAISAVATFILLGAVMVTLAIVTIIVVCVVTAAQQYLEQANKNKASRSSGGNKFIVFKPSEIDAAVSKRAKWLRGTATYNVYRSDFDGMDIATTVPKGTLPEWILMQEFHQAIEILRNISHPNVVPFLGACIEKRAIVYRFRENNTLESHLKYLTWEIRVKSAASICSGLMFLHSRKPKPIIHGDLKPSNIIFRPGNACMLSDFGMCYLYSKEFGRLITDPCKIQLDVSALGIVLLQLVTGKLDANGLRERVIYYLGDAKGFYKKTSSQQRKILEKIVNLELKTDRTSEDVARMLFLGLRCSDPISKNHPSLATEVLPQIESMKK, from the exons ATGTGCCGTATACCACTGCAGAAACACGAACAAAAAGACCTCGTACCTCCCATCAGTCAAGCTGCTTTGGCAGCGCCTGTTGTTTATCACGGACAACCTTCTGGTTCTGGCTTCTGCCCATGGCATATATATAACCAGCGACCGGCAACACCAGCATTGCTCGCTCATAACCA AGATCAAGCGTTTGCAACCTGTTTACCAGCCATGGTTGGAGGAGGAGGCCACCAAAATCCTGCAGCTGCTCAACCAGTAAAAAG GGAGAAAGCGAAGGTTCAAAAGAATCCTCATCAGCAAGCAGAGGAAAAGCCTATGGACGTTGCTGTTGGCATTGTTGTCGTCGTTGTTGGCGCCATCAGTGCTGTTGCGACCTTCATCCTTCTTGGTGCTGTCATGGTCACCTTGGCGATTGTTACAatcattgtcgtttgtgtagtCACTGCTGCACAA CAATACCTTGAACAGGCGAACAAGAACAAAGCTTCTCGCTCAAGTGGCGGAAATAAGTTCATTGTGTTCAAACCTTCAGAAATAGATGCTGCAGTCAGCAAACGAGCGAAGTGGCTCCGTGGAACAGCTACATATAATGTGTATCGGTCAGATTTTGATGGAATGGATATTGCTACAACTGTTCCCAAAGGAACACTACCAGAATGGATTTTGATGCAAGAGTTTCATCAAGCG ATTGAAATCCTCAGAAATATCAGTCATCCGAATGTGGTTCCTTTCTTAGGAGCATGCATAGAGAAAAGGGCAATCGTTTACCGATTCAGAGAAAACAACACACTGGAAAGTCACCTCAAGTATCTCACATGGGAAATCAGAGTGAAATCCGCCGCCAGTATATGCTCCGGCCTCATGTTCCTCCATAGCAGAAAGCCCAAGCCGATCATTCACGGTGACCTGAAACCAAGCAACATCATATTCAGGCCAGGAAATGCATGCATGCTCAGCGATTTCGGAATGTGTTATCTGTATTCGAAAGAATTTGGACGGCTTATCACTGACCCTTGCAAGATTCAGTTGGATGTATCTGCTCTGGGCATCGTGTTGCTTCAGCTAGTTACAGGGAAACTAGATGCAAATGGTTTAAGAGAACGTGTGATCTACTATCTGGGAGATGCTAAGGGGTTCTACAAGAAAACTTCATCGCAGCAAAGAAAAATCCTAGAGAAGATTGtgaatcttgagttgaaaacaGACAGAACATCAGAAGATGTTGCCAGGATGTTATTCTTGGGATTGAGGTGCAGCGATCCAATATCGAAAAATCATCCAAGCCTCGCCACAGAAGTTTTGCCCCAGATTGAGTCAATGAAGAAGTAG
- the LOC9270494 gene encoding U-box domain-containing protein 51 isoform X3, with translation MVGGGGHQNPAAAQPVKREKAKVQKNPHQQAEEKPMDVAVGIVVVVVGAISAVATFILLGAVMVTLAIVTIIVVCVVTAAQQYLEQANKNKASRSSGGNKFIVFKPSEIDAAVSKRAKWLRGTATYNVYRSDFDGMDIATTVPKGTLPEWILMQEFHQAIEILRNISHPNVVPFLGACIEKRAIVYRFRENNTLESHLKYLTWEIRVKSAASICSGLMFLHSRKPKPIIHGDLKPSNIIFRPGNACMLSDFGMCYLYSKEFGRLITDPCKIQLDVSALGIVLLQLVTGKLDANGLRERVIYYLGDAKGFYKKTSSQQRKILEKIVNLELKTDRTSEDVARMLFLGLRCSDPISKNHPSLATEVLPQIESMKK, from the exons ATGGTTGGAGGAGGAGGCCACCAAAATCCTGCAGCTGCTCAACCAGTAAAAAG GGAGAAAGCGAAGGTTCAAAAGAATCCTCATCAGCAAGCAGAGGAAAAGCCTATGGACGTTGCTGTTGGCATTGTTGTCGTCGTTGTTGGCGCCATCAGTGCTGTTGCGACCTTCATCCTTCTTGGTGCTGTCATGGTCACCTTGGCGATTGTTACAatcattgtcgtttgtgtagtCACTGCTGCACAA CAATACCTTGAACAGGCGAACAAGAACAAAGCTTCTCGCTCAAGTGGCGGAAATAAGTTCATTGTGTTCAAACCTTCAGAAATAGATGCTGCAGTCAGCAAACGAGCGAAGTGGCTCCGTGGAACAGCTACATATAATGTGTATCGGTCAGATTTTGATGGAATGGATATTGCTACAACTGTTCCCAAAGGAACACTACCAGAATGGATTTTGATGCAAGAGTTTCATCAAGCG ATTGAAATCCTCAGAAATATCAGTCATCCGAATGTGGTTCCTTTCTTAGGAGCATGCATAGAGAAAAGGGCAATCGTTTACCGATTCAGAGAAAACAACACACTGGAAAGTCACCTCAAGTATCTCACATGGGAAATCAGAGTGAAATCCGCCGCCAGTATATGCTCCGGCCTCATGTTCCTCCATAGCAGAAAGCCCAAGCCGATCATTCACGGTGACCTGAAACCAAGCAACATCATATTCAGGCCAGGAAATGCATGCATGCTCAGCGATTTCGGAATGTGTTATCTGTATTCGAAAGAATTTGGACGGCTTATCACTGACCCTTGCAAGATTCAGTTGGATGTATCTGCTCTGGGCATCGTGTTGCTTCAGCTAGTTACAGGGAAACTAGATGCAAATGGTTTAAGAGAACGTGTGATCTACTATCTGGGAGATGCTAAGGGGTTCTACAAGAAAACTTCATCGCAGCAAAGAAAAATCCTAGAGAAGATTGtgaatcttgagttgaaaacaGACAGAACATCAGAAGATGTTGCCAGGATGTTATTCTTGGGATTGAGGTGCAGCGATCCAATATCGAAAAATCATCCAAGCCTCGCCACAGAAGTTTTGCCCCAGATTGAGTCAATGAAGAAGTAG